The sequence TCTAGTTACATTAGAAGTTATTACTGGATATATAATGCTAGGAGGCCTAATTGCAATTTTTGCAAATAGACTTGCGAAAAGAAACGATTGACTAGACTTGCGGCTTGATCTGAATAGCGACACCCAGTTTCTGCCTGATCTCTTGATAAACAGATACAGGTACACCCTCATCCATTTCAAGAGTAACAGCTATCGCATACGGAATACCTTCACTAATCTTATTAGCAGCATCCGCTCTACATTCAACACGAATAGACAACTCTTCCCCATCTAAAAAATCTAAAGCCTTATTACCAGACATGACTTCATGCTGAACTGTTCCACGCTGAACAGCGCGCCAATCTGCTTCAGTTCTTCTGACACCGAGTTCATCCAAAGGTGGAGTAAACCTTAAGTGTGCCTGTCTATATTTTCTATGCTCAACATTTATCGGCGTAATCCAAGCCAACGTAATTACTAAACCTCTCCAAAGAGTTGTTCCTGACAATCCAGCAGGAAGTGGTAAATTATATATGTGCGCCTTATCTTGCTCCAGTTCTCCATACCCGAGAACAGTGGCCCGCTCTTCCGTACAAATCAATACCCTATCAATGTTTGTCGATCCATAACCAAGATGTTTTGATATTATATTCTTAAAAATTCTAGAATTGTTATGCGTTTTTAAAACGCTTAAAGATTTCTCAGCTTCTTTATCCCAACGAGAACTATGAACAATCATGGCCTTTAAAAGCGAAGGGATATTTTTATCAGCAATATTGCCTATTCCATACATGGCTGCAAGTTCCTCAAGCAAATTGTAGCATCTTGCAGCCCCTCTTGTCGCTAATGCAGTGGCATTACTTGTTCCTCTAGTATATGTAGCGCGGTCAAGAGTTACACCGGGACATGCCACAAGTTGCCCGGGTGCTTTATCTATCTCCGCTATCTTGTATTGCGAACCAATCACGGGTGCCAAGAATAGTTGACGGCCACCAGGGAACAACACCTCTGGTTTCACGGAGCGATTAAAACCACCCCCACGAGCACTAATTGGACTTGCCAAACCTGGTGTTGACAGCAAATCA comes from Desulfomicrobium macestii and encodes:
- a CDS encoding S8 family serine peptidase codes for the protein MATLIHGFRYNVLFCVSAGNHTHDLDISVSEESGSDELERKTLSAIDGDVRNRRLLSPAESINALTVGALHHDKSGDYIRDRRVDLLSTPGLASPISARGGGFNRSVKPEVLFPGGRQLFLAPVIGSQYKIAEIDKAPGQLVACPGVTLDRATYTRGTSNATALATRGAARCYNLLEELAAMYGIGNIADKNIPSLLKAMIVHSSRWDKEAEKSLSVLKTHNNSRIFKNIISKHLGYGSTNIDRVLICTEERATVLGYGELEQDKAHIYNLPLPAGLSGTTLWRGLVITLAWITPINVEHRKYRQAHLRFTPPLDELGVRRTEADWRAVQRGTVQHEVMSGNKALDFLDGEELSIRVECRADAANKISEGIPYAIAVTLEMDEGVPVSVYQEIRQKLGVAIQIKPQV